CGCCACGCCCTTGGGATCGGCGGCGGTGGTTGCGCTCAAGCGGTCGGTGTCGAGCGCGAAGGTGCCGTCACGCTGGGTCTTGAGGCCAAGGTCGGCAAGGGTCTTCGCCGCGCCCGTGGCGCCCGGCATGATGGTGGCGGAGCCGAGCGCGGAAAGCGAGCGCTTGAGCGCGCGCGCGCCGGTATCGTTGGCAAGGTCGCCGCCGATCGACGTCGCGGTATTGAGGGCCGAGACCACTTCGTTGAGCGCGTCCACGAAGTCCTGCATCGAGGCGGCGATGGCGCCGGCCGGATCGGAAAAGCCCAGCGTGGTCGGCGCGCCGGTGTTGACCGCTGCAAGTTGCAGTTTCACGCCGGGGATGGCGTCAGTCACGGTGTTGGACGTGGCGGTCATGGACAGGCCATCGACCTTGAAGGCGGCGTCGTTCGCGGTGTTCAGAAGCTGGCCGGTGGCGCCGCCGGGCGACCAGGCCAAGGCGGAAAGGCTGGGGTCGCCGGCCTCCAGCACGAAGCCATTGGCAGCGCCTTGGGGGCCCTTCAGCACCAGCTGCGCGCCGTCTACGGTGTTGGTGACATAGGCGCTGACCCCGGCATTGGCGCCGTTGATGGCGGTGGCGACATCGGCAAGCGTGGCGCCCTGCGGGACCGTGATGTCGACCGCTGCATGGGCGCTGTCCTGCGCGAAAGTGCTGCCCGAAACCGTGCCGAACTTCAGCGTCAGCGTGCCCGATCCCACCGTGCTGCCGGTCGCCTGGAAAGGCGCGCTGGCAAGCTGCTGGCCGCTGGCGAGCCGGGTAACTTCGAGCGAATAGCTGCCGCTGGGCTGGCTGCTGCCTGAAAGCGTGGCCGAGGCGACGGAAGCATTGGCGAGGCTGGGCGTGCGCGCAAGGCTGCCTGAGCGGACCAGCGTGCCCAGCGAAGTGTCCAGCCCCAGCATCAGCGATTTGATGTTCGAGGCCGCTGAAATCTGTGCGTCGAGTTTGTCCGACTTCGTCGCCAGACGGTCGTTGCGCGAGGCGAACTGCGCATTGGCCAGATTGTTGGCCAGCGCGGTCATGTCGACGCCGCTGCCCCCGCCCAGCGCGGTCACGAGCGACGACGTGGTGACAGCCGATGCGCTGGTCGAGGAGGAGGTGCTGCTTACCATGGTTCCCAGAACGGCATGGGCCGCGCGGTTTTAAGCGGCGTCGGCGCCGGAAACATCTTCACGAAACCGACCCCGGATCGAGCCGTCCGTCCGCATCGAAACGCACTGTCACCGGCACCGAAACCTGCGGCGCGGTGCGCTTTTCGCCGCGTTTCAGGGCCATGACGAAAGCCAGCAGCGCTGCGACCGCAACGTAGTGTTCCTCGCGGATCACCTGCCGTTCGCGGGTGGAGTAGAACACCGAGCGGGCCAGTGCCGGGTATTCCAGCACCGGCAAGTCGCTTTCCGCGGCAAGCTGGCGCATCGCCAGCGCCGTTTCCCCGCGCCCGCGTGCCACCACGATCGGCGCGGGGGCCTTGGCGGGGTCATAGGTCAGCGCCACCGCGAAATGGGTCGGATTGGTGATGACGAACTGCGCCTGCTTCATCGCCGGGACTAGGCCGCCCATGGCGATCTTGCGCTGGCGGTCCTTTATCATCGCCTTCTTTTCGGGCGCGCCTTCGGATTCCTTGGACTCGTCGCGCACGTCCTGAAGGGTCATCTTCAAGCGCATCATGCGGCGCACGATCTGGATCGGCAGGTCGAACAGCGCGATCATGAACAGCCCTGCGGCCAGCCAGAACAGCAGCAGTACGATGGTGTCCCATGCCCAGGAAAGCTGGGCTACCACGTCGCCCCGGCCCAGCCGGGCGAAAGCGTCGATGCGCCCGTCCGCCCATGTCCAGGCGATGATGCCAAGCAGCCCGACCTTGGCGAGGCCCTTCACCATTTCGATCCAGCCCGAAGGACCGAACACGCGTTTCAGCCCCGACATCGGGTTGATCCGCGATGCCTTGGGCGCAAGATTGCCGCCCACCCAGCGCCCGTCTCCGAAGCCGAGCTGCGAAACCAGCGACACCGCGATGACCGCGCCGCCCAGCACCGCGATCGGCGGCAGGCCCGCAAGCAACGCATCCA
The DNA window shown above is from Novosphingobium sp. P6W and carries:
- the fliD gene encoding flagellar filament capping protein FliD; protein product: MVSSTSSSTSASAVTTSSLVTALGGGSGVDMTALANNLANAQFASRNDRLATKSDKLDAQISAASNIKSLMLGLDTSLGTLVRSGSLARTPSLANASVASATLSGSSQPSGSYSLEVTRLASGQQLASAPFQATGSTVGSGTLTLKFGTVSGSTFAQDSAHAAVDITVPQGATLADVATAINGANAGVSAYVTNTVDGAQLVLKGPQGAANGFVLEAGDPSLSALAWSPGGATGQLLNTANDAAFKVDGLSMTATSNTVTDAIPGVKLQLAAVNTGAPTTLGFSDPAGAIAASMQDFVDALNEVVSALNTATSIGGDLANDTGARALKRSLSALGSATIMPGATGAAKTLADLGLKTQRDGTFALDTDRLSATTAADPKGVAAMFTNGVNGVYGTVDRIYRAAVSTSDAYSLGSSIAGYTKKKTGISTEKSDLAEQQEKLRARLVAQYTASETRIGASKSTLAMLTNQIAQWNKSS
- a CDS encoding flagellar biosynthesis protein FlhB, which codes for MSEQEGEKSFAPSEKRKRDAAQRGDVIRPRELATAASVAIGAAWMLLAGPWLLDLSERLLRAGFTFDRASLDDFSPGDRLMDALLAGLPPIAVLGGAVIAVSLVSQLGFGDGRWVGGNLAPKASRINPMSGLKRVFGPSGWIEMVKGLAKVGLLGIIAWTWADGRIDAFARLGRGDVVAQLSWAWDTIVLLLFWLAAGLFMIALFDLPIQIVRRMMRLKMTLQDVRDESKESEGAPEKKAMIKDRQRKIAMGGLVPAMKQAQFVITNPTHFAVALTYDPAKAPAPIVVARGRGETALAMRQLAAESDLPVLEYPALARSVFYSTRERQVIREEHYVAVAALLAFVMALKRGEKRTAPQVSVPVTVRFDADGRLDPGSVS